Genomic segment of Nitrospirota bacterium:
AGCAAGCAGGGAAAGCGAAGAAAGTGGTACTCACCGCCTGCATGCGCAAGTTGCTGACGATTCTCAATGCGATGCTGAAACATCGGACGCCCTGGCAAGAAGTGGGGGCACACCATGCCTAAATCTCAAGACA
This window contains:
- a CDS encoding IS110 family transposase; the encoded protein is QAGKAKKVVLTACMRKLLTILNAMLKHRTPWQEVGAHHA